Within Wyeomyia smithii strain HCP4-BCI-WySm-NY-G18 chromosome 2, ASM2978416v1, whole genome shotgun sequence, the genomic segment CTCCAAACCAATCCAGTATTCTTTATCAGCATCGCCGAAACCATGTTTGTATTCGGTCCAGTTGCGATAGAAGTCTAGTGATCCGTCGTACCGATGTTGGATCACCATCCACCCTCCACCGAATTTTGTTTGCTCACAGAAGCCCACAAATGGTTCATCCTCCATAAACGGTTGCAGTAGATACTTTCCGGATATTTTGCTTGGCTCGGCAGAACAGGAGTCATATGGACCTCGGACTTTGAATTGATGCAAATCAAAAAGCATCCGCACGTTATCAGAGGGCCCCTTAATGGGTTTCAAGTTGAATATAGCATTGCGTAAGTTTTCGTGATTTGTGCAAATTTTCTGCTGCTGCAAAATTTTCCACGATTGGCTTAACACCTGTGTGAAGTTCCGTCCAAGTGCTTCATCTAAGCGCGTTACCATCCACGCCATTCCTTCGTTGCTCTTTTCGAGATGAGCTTGATTCCGTGCCATCAACTCGTTTTGTTCCTTTATATCGTACTCCAGCACCATAAACTTGTACTCCAAATAGTCCAACTTGGCGAGCAAGACTTCGAAGCCGACTCCTTCATTGCTTGTTTTCGTTGTAACCGTTGTAACTTCGATAGTTTTAACAAATTGAACGAAAAACAGTAAAGAAACTAAAACAACCGTGATCACATCAACCATTTTGATAGCCATCGCGCGGACTTCTGAGACCGTTATTGCCACTGAATTATGTTAACGCTGTACTGTTTGTTTATATGCCGTAGGAATTTAAGATAGTAACAGAATATCCCCGCAAGCAGCATATCAGAGAATGTTTTGTCTGACGATATCACTATAAGACGGTGGTGAAATTTATCTATGTACAGTGTTGTTCCAATTTTATCAACACGCAGTTTTGTCAACCCCTGATTAAAATAAAAGCAaacagcaaagccttggtgctccattccgtatcggaactcgaccttttgtttatcATACATAGACTTCGTAgccaagtgtacaggacaattgcggagctagcgcaacgaatctactgacactaacagtctccgcCGAACTGGGACCAGTTAGGAGATAACAAAAGTCGGCAGTCTAGTAAAAttaggtttttgaaaaatgagctttttaaccttcattgcatcctaaaaaaaatttacgttgtttaccctggtgtgtggttttccacacatacaacattttaatttgttttggacaagaaacaacttaattttgccccaaacttatttttttcattgagtgcatacatacttgaagctataggtaccaaaaaatcctgtttcgaaaatcgaatgaggtatgtatgtgtgcggaagtatgtgtatgtgtgtatattttcattcttacgaccattatatctcgattttctcagcatcggctgaaccgattcgattgttcttagtcgcgtttgaaagagctaaaagtctagttatttgacaaaaaatatcgttttgttccgaaatgtggtcagcttatataggaactgataaactaaccgattttttctttcagcgGTTTGACCGATTTGAGTCCTTTTGGAGCTAGAtgcgtttgttaggatttggagggaag encodes:
- the LOC129725491 gene encoding microfibril-associated glycoprotein 4-like; the protein is MAIKMVDVITVVLVSLLFFVQFVKTIEVTTVTTKTSNEGVGFEVLLAKLDYLEYKFMVLEYDIKEQNELMARNQAHLEKSNEGMAWMVTRLDEALGRNFTQVLSQSWKILQQQKICTNHENLRNAIFNLKPIKGPSDNVRMLFDLHQFKVRGPYDSCSAEPSKISGKYLLQPFMEDEPFVGFCEQTKFGGGWMVIQHRYDGSLDFYRNWTEYKHGFGDADKEYWIGLELLHKITSAKAYQLLVELEDFLGDFKYAKYSDFEVGNETEKYILKKVGAYTGTAGDSLTYHKGMKFTTLDSDNDANAANCAESSSGAWWYNKCLHSNLNGKYMNANDVRSVIWYHYKNANYGLKYSRMLIREVN